Genomic segment of Gloeocapsa sp. PCC 7428:
ACAACCCGATATCGCCAATGCAGAATGGTTAGAAAGCTTAGCGAAGAAATGTCGGGCGATTATTTGCCGCGAAGAAAACAGAAACGCCTTATTTACTGAAGACTACGCTGCTGTAATGAGATCCTTAGCTACAACAAAAATTTGTCCACCGCTTTTAGTCACTCCGGTTTTAATGTATGTACTACAACAGGGTGTAGACAGCTTTTGTGAACCACTCGACACTATATCTTAAAATCGCATAACAGTTAGGTCACTAATTAATACTTCAGTTGCTAAGTACTCACAAGCGGCAAAACACCTTAATTTTTATGTATCGACAGGTGTTTCTTTTGTGATGAATATGGTATGAGCAATTGTTGCCTAAAGTAGGATCAAACCTTTGAGCACTTGAGTAGTGCCAAAACTAAATAAGCTTAAAAGCGCTCAATTTGAGTTGGATAAATAAAAAAAATAATACAAATGAAGTTTGTTCTTTAGAATTGGAGAAATATCAAATGTTTGATGTCGCAAATGTTATAAAAAAAATATCTTTATTTGATACAACAAATTATAGAACAAGAGTCAGCACGATAAAGAAACTACCTATCGGAACTGACCAGCATATCTATACCTCTAAGCTGGCTGACTCTTCACGGATTGAAGTTATATTTGATATAGGAGCTAACATAGGTCAAACTGCCACTAAATTTGCGCAAAGTTTTCCTAAAGCAAAAATCTTTTCCTTTGAACCAGTTGCAGCAACGTTTAAACAGCTAAAAGAAAACACAAAAAAAAATTCTAGTATCAGTTGCTTTCAAATAGGCTTAGGTCCTGAATCAGGAAAGCATAAGATTTTTTTAAATTCAAACTCTCAATGTAATTCTTTCCTTTTTGATGCAAATAACAGAACAAATGATGTATATGAAGAAGTTTTCGTCAAAACAATTGAGCAATTTTGTGAAGAAAATAGTATAAACAAAATTGATATACTAAAAACTGATACTGAAGGATTTGATTTAAAAGTTATTCAAGGAGCCGAGGCTTTATTAAAAAAACAGCAGATTTTATTTATCCTGTCTGAAGTGGGCTTTCATCCTTCGGATACTTTACACACTAATTTTTTTAAACTCAAATCATATTTAGAACAGTTCAATTTTGAATTTATCGGTTTTTATGATTTTGGTTACTCAAAAAAAGGTAGCTTGAAATATTGCAATGCACTATTTCAAAATAAGCGTTTGAATC
This window contains:
- a CDS encoding FkbM family methyltransferase, producing the protein MSWINKKNNTNEVCSLELEKYQMFDVANVIKKISLFDTTNYRTRVSTIKKLPIGTDQHIYTSKLADSSRIEVIFDIGANIGQTATKFAQSFPKAKIFSFEPVAATFKQLKENTKKNSSISCFQIGLGPESGKHKIFLNSNSQCNSFLFDANNRTNDVYEEVFVKTIEQFCEENSINKIDILKTDTEGFDLKVIQGAEALLKKQQILFILSEVGFHPSDTLHTNFFKLKSYLEQFNFEFIGFYDFGYSKKGSLKYCNALFQNKRLNQNTETSESFSKSLANLST